TCCCGACGGTGATACCGGCGATGAGATCGCGGGTAAAGCGAGCCATCGTGTATTTTTCTTTCCAGCACGCCTCAATTAACGCGCGGAAAGGCAGAACATGTGGAGTGAAAAATTTATTCACGATGTTATTTCATCCTGGAGGTGGAAATTAATAACGACTTAATAAATCATACAAATGACATTCAAAGATAAAAAAACCCGCCGCAGCGGGTTTTCTATTTAGCAGCGATTAATGTTCGAACATCGCAGAAATAGATTCTTCGTTGCTGATACGACGGATAGCTTCGGCCAGCATGCCAGACAGCGTCAGCGTACGTACGTTCGGCAGCGCTTTGATCTCTTCGCTCAGCGGAATGGTGTCGCAGACTACCACTTCGTCGATCACGGAGTTGCGCAGGTTATTCACCGCATTACCAGAGAAAATCGGGTGCGTCGCGTAAGCAAATACGCGTTTTGCGCCACGCTCTTTCAGCGCTTCTGCCGCTTTGCACAGCGTACCACCGGTATCGATCATATCGTCAACCAGTACGCAGTCGCGGTTAGCCACGTCACCGATGATGTGCATCACCTGAGAGACGTTAGCACGCGGACGGCGTTTGTCGATGATCGCCATATCGGTATCGTTCAGCAGTTTGGCGATAGCACGGGCGCGAACCACGCCGCCAATGTCCGGAGAAACCACGATAGGGTTGTCCAGGTTCAGTTGCAGCATATCTTCGAGCAGGATCGGGCTACCGAATACGTTATCAACCGGCACATCGAAGAAGCCCTGAATCTGTTCAGCATGCAGGTCAACGGTCAACACGCGGTCAACGCCAACGCTGGAAAGGAAATCAGCAACGACTTTTGCGGTAATTGGCACACGGGCAGAACGTACGCGACGGTCCTGGCGGGCGTAGCCGAAATAAGGAATGACCGCGGTGATACGGCCTGCGGAAGCACGACGCAGCGCATCAACCATGACAACCAGTTCCATCAGGTTGTCGTTTGTGGGAGCACAAGTGGACTGGATGATGAAAATATCACCACCGCGTACGTTTTCATTAATTTGTACGCTGACTTCGCCGTCGCTAAAGCGACCTACAGCGGCGTCGCCGAGAGAAGTGTACAGGCGGTTGGCAATACGTTGTGCTAGTTCCGGGGTAGCGTTACCAGCAAAAAGCTTCATATCAGGCACGAGAAGAACCTCAGGCATGCGTCCAGTGGTGGATAGAATACGCCAGAATGTGCGGTCAGGGCGAAATTCTATCCATGCGGTGTATTAAAGAGCGCGATGCAACGTCTGGAACATGTGACGTTGTCACCGGAGCTCAGCTTGCCCGGCGATGGTTTGTGCTAGCGGCGAGAGGTTGACGCCTCGCGCGACAAAACCGTGCAGCCATTCCGGGGCTTGCTCAAGCACCTGACGAGCGGCGGATTCGGTGTCAAATTCGGAAAAGACACAGGCTCCTGTGCCAGTCAGGCGCGACGGCGCGTATTCTAACAGCCAGGAAAGCGCGGCATCAACCTCGCGAAAACGTTTTCTTGCGATAACCTCGCAATCGTTGCCGAATTCACAATTTAGCAACGTTTCGATTGACCGCTTCGGTGTCGCTCTTGGTAACTCGGGATCTTTGAAAATGACCGGCGTGGGAATGCTGACGCCCGGATGCGCCACCAGATACCATTTCTCTGGTGGATTAACCGGCGTCAGGATCTCGCCAATTCCTTCAGCAAAGGCCGCATGCCCGCGCACAAATACCGGGACATCCGCACCCAGTTGCAGGCCAAGCGCTGCCAGCTCATCAACGCTCAGTTGGCAGCCCCATAAATGATTCAAGGCAACCAGCACGGTCGCGGCATTTGATGAACCGCCGCCAAGGCCGCCGCCCATTGGCAGACGCTTATCAATCGCAATATCGGCGCCGCTGCCCTCAGGATAACGCCCGGTTTCGCGGGCGCGTTTAATCAGCAAACGTGCAGCGCGCACGATCAGATTCTCTTCGTCAGGCACCCCGGCAACGGGGGTTAACAGACGGATTTCACCGTCGCTGCGCGGTTCGATGGTCAGCGTATCGCCATAATCGAGAAACTGAAAAAGCGTCTGTAAGGTGTGATAGCCGTCAGCTCGCTGGCCGGTAATGTATAAAAACAGGTTAAGTTTCGCCGGAGCGGGCCAGGTTGTCATTTTACAATCCAGTTATCCATCTTTAGCTTGATACGCTGGCTGCCGTCGCTCAGCTCCATATTTGCAGGCATTGCCGGCTGGGTTTTGCTGTCATATCCGCCATAAACGACTTTCCAGCTTTTACCGCCCTGGCTGTAGTTCAGCTCGCTCAGGCGATACTGATCGTCAAGTTTGTAATCGGTGGCATTACCCGGCAGACCGAGGATCCATTGGCGCAGGCTATTGAGCGGGATAGGCATGCCGGTCAGCTTGCCGATCATCTCTTCGGCATCGTCAGCGGTATAGCGCTGGCCTTTATTATCGACCAGTTGCACATTGCCCGGCTGCGCATTCAGCTCCAGTTCGGTGCTGCCCAGCGGGTTGGTCAGCAGCAAACGGTAACGATCTTCGCCTGTCTGCTGCCAGAAGAAGCGGGCGTAGACTTTTTGCTGATCGGACAGGTAAGCGAAGGCACCGCGCGTCTGATACTGACTTAATGCGCGCACCTGCTGCTGATGCTGACGCCACTGCGGCG
Above is a genomic segment from Kosakonia radicincitans DSM 16656 containing:
- the prs gene encoding ribose-phosphate diphosphokinase, producing MPDMKLFAGNATPELAQRIANRLYTSLGDAAVGRFSDGEVSVQINENVRGGDIFIIQSTCAPTNDNLMELVVMVDALRRASAGRITAVIPYFGYARQDRRVRSARVPITAKVVADFLSSVGVDRVLTVDLHAEQIQGFFDVPVDNVFGSPILLEDMLQLNLDNPIVVSPDIGGVVRARAIAKLLNDTDMAIIDKRRPRANVSQVMHIIGDVANRDCVLVDDMIDTGGTLCKAAEALKERGAKRVFAYATHPIFSGNAVNNLRNSVIDEVVVCDTIPLSEEIKALPNVRTLTLSGMLAEAIRRISNEESISAMFEH
- the ispE gene encoding 4-(cytidine 5'-diphospho)-2-C-methyl-D-erythritol kinase; the protein is MTTWPAPAKLNLFLYITGQRADGYHTLQTLFQFLDYGDTLTIEPRSDGEIRLLTPVAGVPDEENLIVRAARLLIKRARETGRYPEGSGADIAIDKRLPMGGGLGGGSSNAATVLVALNHLWGCQLSVDELAALGLQLGADVPVFVRGHAAFAEGIGEILTPVNPPEKWYLVAHPGVSIPTPVIFKDPELPRATPKRSIETLLNCEFGNDCEVIARKRFREVDAALSWLLEYAPSRLTGTGACVFSEFDTESAARQVLEQAPEWLHGFVARGVNLSPLAQTIAGQAELR
- the lolB gene encoding lipoprotein insertase outer membrane protein LolB codes for the protein MTLSDFRFIRLLPLASLVLTACTLNAPKGPGQSPDSPQWRQHQQQVRALSQYQTRGAFAYLSDQQKVYARFFWQQTGEDRYRLLLTNPLGSTELELNAQPGNVQLVDNKGQRYTADDAEEMIGKLTGMPIPLNSLRQWILGLPGNATDYKLDDQYRLSELNYSQGGKSWKVVYGGYDSKTQPAMPANMELSDGSQRIKLKMDNWIVK